Proteins from a single region of Flavobacterium sp. K5-23:
- a CDS encoding GNAT family N-acetyltransferase, with protein sequence MITKATIADVISLNKLINSAYRGEYSKKGWTTEANILEGLRTTEKELIETIEDSKNTILKYTENNQIIGCVLLIEKEDKLYLGMLTVSPELQNSGIGKKLLLQAEKFATTVGLSRIVMTVISVREELIAWYKRHGYVDTGAREAFPTSDVHISISEKPLEFVVLEKKTL encoded by the coding sequence ATGATTACTAAAGCAACCATTGCTGACGTTATTTCTTTAAATAAATTAATCAATTCAGCCTACCGTGGGGAATATTCCAAAAAAGGTTGGACAACGGAAGCGAACATTCTGGAAGGACTCAGAACCACCGAAAAGGAGCTAATTGAAACTATCGAGGATTCAAAAAATACTATTCTTAAATATACAGAAAACAACCAAATTATAGGTTGTGTTCTATTAATTGAAAAAGAGGATAAATTATATTTAGGAATGCTTACCGTTTCGCCTGAATTGCAAAATAGCGGCATTGGAAAAAAACTATTACTACAAGCAGAAAAGTTTGCCACAACAGTAGGACTCTCTAGAATTGTGATGACGGTAATATCCGTTAGAGAAGAATTGATCGCATGGTACAAACGCCATGGTTATGTAGATACGGGAGCAAGAGAAGCTTTCCCCACAAGCGATGTTCACATTTCAATCTCAGAGAAGCCATTGGAATTTGTGGTATTGGAGAAAAAAACACTTTAA
- a CDS encoding NAD(P)H-hydrate dehydratase, which produces MNPIYINKNEILKRYKPIDKYTHKGVQGHALMIGGSYGKIGAVCLSSKAALKTGCGLVTAFIPKCGYEILQIAVPEVMVLTDEKAKFFSKITFDIVPQAIGIGPGIGQEIATQKALHKFLQTNTVPLVMDADALNILSNNKEWLALLAPKTILTPHPKELERLIGKWTSEEDKFQKAIAFSKQYNLIVVMKGAPTHIVEGDSIYENTTGNAALATAGSGDVLTGIITSLLAQSYKPLDAAILGVYLHGLTADIALPVTGYHSFIASDSIKYLGRAFLSLENIQSKIELI; this is translated from the coding sequence ATGAATCCTATTTATATTAACAAAAACGAAATCCTAAAAAGGTATAAACCCATAGATAAATATACCCATAAAGGGGTTCAAGGCCATGCATTAATGATAGGAGGAAGCTATGGTAAAATAGGTGCCGTATGTTTATCCTCCAAAGCGGCTCTTAAAACCGGTTGCGGGTTAGTAACTGCATTTATACCCAAATGCGGCTATGAAATTTTGCAAATCGCCGTTCCGGAAGTAATGGTTTTGACAGATGAAAAAGCGAAATTCTTTTCCAAAATAACTTTCGATATTGTGCCACAAGCCATCGGAATTGGCCCTGGAATAGGGCAGGAAATCGCAACCCAAAAAGCATTACATAAATTCCTTCAAACAAATACAGTTCCCCTAGTTATGGATGCTGATGCCTTGAATATATTGTCCAATAACAAAGAATGGTTGGCTCTATTGGCTCCCAAAACTATTCTAACACCACACCCAAAAGAACTGGAACGATTAATAGGGAAATGGACTTCGGAAGAAGATAAATTCCAAAAAGCGATTGCCTTTTCCAAACAATACAATTTGATTGTAGTGATGAAAGGAGCGCCAACTCATATTGTAGAAGGTGATTCAATTTATGAAAACACCACGGGAAATGCAGCTTTGGCAACAGCCGGAAGCGGTGATGTCCTTACGGGTATCATTACGAGTTTACTTGCGCAATCGTATAAGCCTCTTGATGCTGCAATACTTGGCGTTTATCTTCACGGATTAACGGCTGATATCGCTTTGCCTGTAACGGGATATCATTCTTTTATTGCTTCGGATAGTATAAAGTATTTAGGAAGAGCTTTTTTGAGTTTAGAAAATATACAATCAAAAATAGAATTAATATGA
- a CDS encoding DUF3037 domain-containing protein, translated as MQEKNLYEYAVIRVVPRVEREEFLNVGIVVFCKKAKFIKVLHILNVEKVLSLSVEADVEQIQMNLLAFEKVAHGTKDGGPIAIMDIPSRFRWLTALRSSVIQTSRPHPGMCDDLEKTTQRLFEDLVL; from the coding sequence ATGCAAGAGAAAAACTTATATGAGTATGCCGTAATTCGGGTTGTGCCTAGGGTAGAACGCGAAGAATTCCTCAATGTAGGGATAGTTGTTTTTTGCAAAAAAGCCAAATTTATAAAAGTACTTCATATTTTAAATGTTGAAAAAGTGCTGTCCTTATCGGTTGAAGCGGATGTGGAACAAATCCAAATGAATTTATTGGCTTTCGAAAAAGTGGCACACGGAACCAAAGATGGCGGACCCATTGCCATAATGGATATTCCGTCGCGCTTTCGATGGCTCACCGCCTTACGAAGCTCTGTAATTCAAACTTCAAGACCGCATCCAGGAATGTGTGATGATTTGGAAAAAACTACACAACGATTGTTTGAAGATTTGGTTCTATAA
- a CDS encoding HipA family kinase, giving the protein MKTNLNLRTVNVTRYITPLREGGSLPALAEADDDFKYVLKFKGAGHGVKALIAELIGGEIARALGLKMPELVYANLDEAFGRTEADEEIQDLLQGSQGMNLALHFLSGAINFDPVVKTVEPALASQIVWLDAFITNVDRTFRNTNMLLWKKELWLIDHGACLYFHHSWSNWEKHAQSPFALIKDHVLLPQAALLKETDVLFKELLTPELLLEIVALIPDEWLQWEEVEATTEELRNVYLQFLLTRLNHSEIFIKEAQNAREKLI; this is encoded by the coding sequence ATGAAAACCAACCTCAATCTCCGAACCGTAAATGTCACACGGTACATCACCCCTTTGCGGGAAGGCGGGTCTTTGCCTGCTTTGGCGGAAGCCGATGATGACTTCAAATACGTACTCAAATTCAAAGGTGCCGGACACGGTGTCAAAGCCTTAATCGCCGAATTGATTGGTGGAGAAATTGCCCGTGCTTTAGGTCTGAAAATGCCCGAGTTAGTCTATGCAAATCTAGATGAAGCTTTTGGACGAACAGAAGCCGATGAGGAAATTCAGGATTTATTGCAAGGAAGTCAAGGAATGAATCTGGCACTGCATTTTTTATCTGGAGCAATCAATTTTGATCCGGTTGTAAAAACAGTTGAACCAGCATTAGCATCGCAAATTGTGTGGTTGGATGCTTTTATTACTAATGTCGATCGTACGTTTAGAAACACCAATATGTTGCTTTGGAAAAAAGAATTGTGGTTAATTGACCATGGTGCTTGTCTTTATTTTCACCATTCTTGGAGCAACTGGGAAAAGCACGCTCAAAGCCCTTTTGCATTGATAAAAGACCACGTATTATTGCCACAAGCGGCATTGTTAAAAGAGACTGATGTTTTATTTAAAGAACTCTTAACACCTGAATTACTTCTAGAAATTGTAGCACTTATTCCTGATGAATGGTTGCAATGGGAAGAGGTAGAAGCAACGACCGAGGAATTGAGAAATGTATATTTACAATTCCTGTTAACCCGATTGAATCATTCAGAAATTTTTATAAAGGAAGCACAAAATGCAAGAGAAAAACTTATATGA